A single Cryomorphaceae bacterium DNA region contains:
- a CDS encoding OmpA family protein, which translates to MKKLQYLLIFVIGLGYAGVAQSSYIDYGDQAFEDQDYDIAAQFYAAAATGDKSLLPIRYPYQNTIAIGAKLNKVQKLYATNQAATSYRLHFDYLNAATYYEKAFELDGGDTPENRFWYGVSLRAQESLDSAKVQFEQVLADSANPNAEAAFQLASVDLAIEGIAHPEFVNIGRVSDAGVNEGGSSNYGAAMLDDGQYLFTTTRNLSKKFNVYLQSVQATSDSGATAILEDEKEKRQFAGVSYSMSTQRMYFNTWETLADKKEYQIAFKGVNDEEMTVLEGLSTPDSRDLYPFVNADGSVLYFASDRAGGKGGMDIWQVALNADGTVSGSPSLMSGDVNTDKDEITPHVDGETFYFASNGHPGYGGLDVFKASSDGSEVQNLGYPINSTADDAYFTPSQTADKYYLSSDREAGCCLELFEYEQYHLYVDGEVLEKSTQAPIDSADVFLVDSITGDTLETAYTDEEGHYEFEVGLNRSYMVYSSKPFFSTDSTSVKTGDVSEYEGTTTLENEPLLIYPLSFKLADVYFDFDKATLRPESNKTLDSLINILNMYPEIRIEIGGHTDAIGSEEYNQKLSQRRAQAVVDYLIEHGITMDRLEAMGYGETMPIAPNRNDDGTDNREGRALNRRTEFKIADNQ; encoded by the coding sequence ATGAAGAAATTACAATACCTATTAATTTTCGTCATAGGCCTCGGATATGCTGGGGTCGCTCAATCGTCCTACATCGATTACGGTGACCAGGCTTTTGAAGATCAAGACTACGACATCGCTGCTCAATTTTATGCCGCAGCCGCAACGGGAGACAAGAGTTTGTTACCCATTCGATACCCATATCAAAATACCATCGCTATTGGCGCCAAGCTGAACAAGGTGCAGAAGCTATACGCCACGAACCAAGCTGCGACCTCATATCGACTTCACTTTGATTACTTGAACGCCGCGACGTATTACGAGAAAGCTTTTGAGCTCGATGGGGGAGACACACCGGAAAACCGGTTCTGGTATGGCGTTTCACTACGCGCACAGGAGTCCTTGGATTCGGCTAAAGTTCAATTCGAACAAGTCTTAGCGGATTCGGCAAACCCCAATGCTGAAGCAGCATTTCAGCTAGCGTCTGTTGATCTGGCGATCGAAGGTATAGCACACCCTGAATTCGTCAACATTGGGCGCGTTAGTGACGCTGGTGTAAATGAAGGAGGATCTTCTAACTACGGAGCGGCCATGCTTGATGATGGCCAGTACCTTTTCACGACGACGAGGAATTTGTCGAAGAAGTTTAACGTCTACCTGCAGAGTGTTCAGGCAACTTCTGATTCTGGGGCAACGGCCATTCTAGAAGATGAGAAAGAGAAAAGACAGTTTGCCGGGGTAAGTTATAGCATGAGCACGCAACGCATGTACTTCAACACCTGGGAGACACTTGCTGACAAGAAGGAATACCAAATCGCATTCAAAGGAGTCAATGACGAGGAAATGACCGTTTTGGAAGGCTTGAGCACTCCAGATAGCCGTGATTTATATCCCTTTGTAAACGCAGATGGTTCTGTGCTTTACTTTGCTTCGGATCGAGCTGGAGGCAAGGGGGGAATGGACATATGGCAAGTAGCCCTCAATGCGGATGGAACGGTTTCTGGCAGTCCTAGTCTCATGTCGGGTGATGTGAATACGGACAAGGATGAAATTACTCCTCATGTGGATGGAGAAACCTTCTATTTTGCTTCCAATGGCCACCCTGGATACGGTGGATTGGATGTATTTAAGGCTTCTTCAGATGGATCAGAGGTTCAGAACCTCGGTTACCCCATCAATTCAACAGCGGATGATGCCTATTTCACACCAAGTCAGACCGCAGATAAGTACTACCTCAGTTCAGACCGAGAAGCGGGTTGTTGCCTTGAACTGTTTGAATACGAGCAGTATCACCTGTATGTTGACGGCGAAGTTCTGGAGAAATCTACCCAAGCACCCATCGATAGTGCCGATGTTTTCCTAGTGGACAGTATCACGGGAGATACTCTGGAGACCGCCTACACGGATGAAGAAGGCCATTATGAGTTCGAAGTTGGACTCAACCGCTCCTATATGGTGTACTCGAGCAAACCATTTTTCTCGACGGATTCAACAAGTGTCAAGACCGGTGATGTAAGCGAATACGAGGGAACAACGACTTTGGAGAATGAACCTCTACTCATTTACCCACTATCCTTCAAGCTGGCCGATGTCTATTTTGACTTCGACAAAGCAACGCTTCGTCCAGAATCCAATAAGACTTTGGACAGTCTGATCAACATTTTAAACATGTACCCCGAAATTCGCATCGAAATTGGCGGACATACAGATGCGATTGGATCTGAAGAGTACAATCAGAAATTATCACAGCGCCGCGCGCAAGCGGTGGTGGATTACTTAATTGAACACGGCATTACCATGGACCGTTTGGAGGCCATGGGATATGGAGAAACCATGCCGATAGCACCGAACCGCAATGACGACGGAACGGATAATAGAGAAGGCCGAGCTTTAAACAGAAGAACGGAATTCAAGATTGCTGATAATCAATAG
- a CDS encoding lipocalin family protein, whose product MSARISILGLLLTLVGCKPTEPLPTVSEVDIDRYSGLWYEIARLPNSFQKNCTCTTAEYTVEEGYVRVYNRCWNTEKNKEINARGKAFPVKSTNNASLNVQFFWPFKGDYNIISLDDQYQVAMVGSKSRKYLWILSRNPQLSQERMSELLDKAKSLGFPTENLLLTEHPCPK is encoded by the coding sequence ATGAGCGCTAGAATTTCCATTCTAGGGCTTCTCCTGACTCTTGTAGGGTGTAAGCCGACAGAACCTCTTCCAACAGTATCTGAAGTTGATATCGATCGGTATTCCGGTCTGTGGTACGAGATTGCGCGATTACCAAATTCTTTTCAGAAGAACTGCACTTGTACTACGGCGGAATACACCGTTGAAGAGGGATATGTCCGCGTGTACAACCGTTGTTGGAATACCGAAAAGAACAAGGAGATAAATGCCAGAGGGAAAGCGTTTCCCGTAAAGTCGACCAACAACGCTTCTTTAAACGTCCAGTTCTTTTGGCCGTTTAAGGGAGACTACAACATCATCTCGTTGGACGATCAGTATCAAGTAGCGATGGTGGGCTCCAAAAGTCGTAAGTACTTGTGGATTTTGAGCAGAAACCCCCAGCTTTCTCAAGAAAGGATGAGCGAGTTGTTGGACAAGGCAAAATCACTAGGGTTTCCGACGGAAAACCTGCTCCTCACAGAACATCCTTGTCCTAAGTAA